The Candidatus Rhabdochlamydia sp. T3358 genome includes a region encoding these proteins:
- a CDS encoding flagellar biosynthetic protein FliR yields the protein MNPNDSYLAFFSKLFELDPFALLSLFFLGLMRFAPIVSLAPFLGNKAPSTVKMGLLICLTLVFLPQMIMTSQTMVGFNFQYIVLCFKELFLGFVLAFFITIPFYIAETAGVNIDFLRGSSALQVTDPFMQTPSSSIGILYNYVMIVIFYQINGIFYFFNALFDFYTIIPIDKMLPSYFFTFQAAFWQSVWGLVGKIVSVGIQLSAPSIIAILMTEMFLGIANRLAPQVQIAFLGMSLKSLLGLAVLCAAWFFILQQMGIQSLGYLKDLEAVLKSFQ from the coding sequence ATGAATCCTAATGACTCTTATCTTGCTTTTTTTTCTAAGCTTTTTGAACTAGATCCTTTTGCTCTGCTTTCCCTATTTTTTCTGGGATTGATGCGTTTTGCACCCATCGTAAGTTTAGCTCCTTTTTTAGGAAATAAAGCACCTAGCACTGTAAAAATGGGCCTTTTGATTTGCTTAACCCTTGTGTTTTTACCGCAAATGATTATGACCTCTCAAACAATGGTTGGATTTAATTTTCAATACATTGTTCTTTGTTTTAAAGAGCTCTTCCTTGGGTTTGTTCTTGCTTTCTTTATCACAATTCCTTTTTACATTGCAGAAACAGCTGGAGTAAATATCGATTTTCTAAGAGGATCTTCCGCTTTACAAGTGACAGATCCCTTTATGCAAACACCTTCTTCTTCTATTGGTATTTTGTATAATTATGTCATGATTGTAATCTTCTATCAAATCAACGGTATCTTTTATTTTTTTAACGCTCTTTTCGATTTTTATACAATTATTCCCATAGATAAAATGCTCCCATCGTATTTTTTTACTTTTCAAGCAGCTTTTTGGCAAAGCGTTTGGGGGCTAGTTGGAAAAATCGTGTCGGTTGGAATTCAATTATCAGCTCCATCTATCATTGCTATATTAATGACGGAGATGTTTTTAGGGATTGCTAATAGATTAGCTCCTCAAGTACAAATCGCTTTTTTAGGTATGTCTCTTAAGTCATTGCTTGGACTTGCAGTTCTTTGTGCTGCATGGTTTTTTATTTTACAACAAATGGGTATACAATCTTTAGGATATCTAAAAGACCTAGAAGCTGTTCTAAAGAGCTTTCAATAA